In Verrucomicrobiota bacterium, the DNA window AAAAACAAATCGCTGGTCAGGTCGTTTTTTTACGCCCCAAGTGTAGCCTATGCTAAGGACTAGTCAGTAAGGTTAGTTCCCAGCCTTTGATTTGAGCCTCCTCAACAAGAATTCCATCCATTTTCCCACCGAATCGAAACCAGTTGGAAAAACTTTCCACGTTGCTCAACAAATCTATCAGATCAAAAGATCCTAGAGCCGCCAACACACGATCATGACCGTCATAATTTACATAGTCCCTCTGTTCTGCCAGAGGAGCATCACAAATGACAGTGATTGAATCAGGCGCTTTTGCAAAATCGAACGCTGTTGAAACCGAATGATGCTCATAGCCTTTCCGCCACCCCACAAGAGTCAGATGCCCCGGGAAAATGGTTATCTCCTTTTCTTCAAATTGCTCAGGGGCGAGCTTCCCGGGAATACTAACCCAAGTCTCTCCATCGGATATTAAAAGAATCTTCACCGGGACCTGTTGATTCTTAAGATTTTGTTCGAGTATAAAAAACGACTCATCGAAGTTTTCCCGATCCTGGAAAATTTTCTTTGCTTCAGCCAAAACATCTTTTGCGTGAGAAAACTGACTGGCATTCAAGTGATGACGAAGAAGCTCCTTATATTGGTTTATCTCCATTTGCTTCACTAAACTGGTCAATGCGTCCTCCCAACCACGCCGAGCTTCCTGGTGAACAGGATCCACATTAAGGATTTGGCGATAGGTCTTGATAACCCCGGTCCACTGACCGAGTTCGGAAAGGATTTTCGCTTTATCCAAAAGACGAATCGTTTCTTCACCGCGTAAAGCATTACGGGTCCGGCTGATCCTTTCTTTAAGTCCAGGAGCATTGGGGTCTTTGGAATAAGCCTCAATATATAAGGAAAGGCTTTCTTTAAATTCCCGTTTTGTGTAGTGCTGGTCTGCCCGGGAGATGATAGGGTTTTCGCTATCATCCAAATCATTTAATGTGTCTTCCGGGATGGTTAAGCTTGGTTTGACCTGCGTATACTCCTGAGAGGTTACAACCACAATTTCGTCTTCCAGGGCTTCGACTAATTCTGTTTTCGCCAATTCACTCTGGATTAAATCAAGTCCACGATTTGCATCAATCGAATCGGGATAAGCGGCAAGCACTTCATCATACAACTCCAGCGCAGCAGCCGTGTCTCCTGATTGAAAAAGAAAATGTGCGTCTTGCAATTTTATGTCGACGATTTCGGCCGCTTGAGCTTTCACGAGATTGAGAATATCAACAGCCTTGGCAAAAGATTGAATCGCCGAAATCCAATCCTTATCTTCTAACGCGTTGTAGCCAAAGTTTGCGATTTCAATCGCTTCGAGGTAGGTGCCCTCCACAAGAACAATTTCATGAGTGATCGACTCGGAAACCTCGCTGTAACGGGCTTCAATTTCGTAGGCCTTTTCAGATCCAAGCCCACCGTCATCAATGAGCGGGCCAAGTCCATTTATCACACGCTCAAACGCATAGAAAGACGGTGCCCAGTTTTCCTCACCCCAGTGAGCTTCACCAAGAAGAAGCAGCTGTTCAAGGTTGTCTCTCTCTTCAATTGAAAGTACGTCGATTTCTACGAGATCTATGGCAAACCGATTAAACGCCTGATGCGCCTTTTCGCGTGAGGTTCCTACAGACTCGGGTGTGACTTCCTGGCGATTGGTCGACTCAAGGTAGACCGGTTGATTTGGGCCTGCATAGCTAACCTCATCTACGGTACGCAAAATCCAGAACGCACCGGCGATCAGGATAATAAAGAAGAGTGCTGGAAAGATTAGGTGCCCAAATTTCATTGAGATCCGAGGTCTAAGGTTGGTTTAGGATGGGGGTAGTATGGAAATAAAGTCCGACTGTGCGACATCTAAATGCACTCGAATATGAGACAAACAGGCGTTGCCTTACAGCCCACATCAAATTGATATCTTCAGTAACTTAAGCTTCCCCCCAATATGGATCCCATCAAACAACTCGCAAAAACCAGGTCCAATGAGCTGAATCAACCAGAAGCGTTGTGGCTCGTTGCTATCGGGAAAGCCGGGAGTTTAATGAAAAAAAACGCCATCAGTCTTGATGAAATAAAACGACTAACGTCGGCCTCGCATTCTCCGAATCAGCTCCGAATTATATTGGATTATTTGGGGAAACAGACCGGTGATGCAACGGAGTTATTTGAAAGAGTAGATGGATCGACGTATTCTATTATGGACTGGTTGGAGGCGATTGAATGTTTCCACGATTGGATAAGCAGCCATGGTCAATCCACCTCATTGAAGACACTCCTGGGCTATATCGAATGCTGTACAGAAGCGACACCCAATGAGCCATCGCTCAAAAATACAGTGACAGAAATGCTAAGGCAGTACGGTTTCGAAGGAGAATAGAAACTCGATCTCCGATTCTTTCCGCGGGGAGGTCCGAGGTATTTTTGCCTCTTTTTGTTCAGACTCATCTGAAGCGGACCGCTCGGCGTCCATCCCTACCTTCTGATACGTGGTTAACAAACTACTAAGAAAAATGTTTTAACTACGAAAAGCGCAGAATTACACAAAAAACTTGAAAGCAGGTCCCCTTTAAAAAGTATAAGCTAACTACGAATGATTTTGTTTTTTTCTTCAGTGAAAATCAGTGCCATAAGCCGTGCCTTGTCGTAGCCTTGGCGAAGACTGGTGGTTAAAGCCTGTACCTTTTCCTTTTGAGAAATAATTTGAACAGGAGCAACTGTGTCATGGAGCAAGTGCTAAATGATGGTTTTTAATTAATATGTGCATGTGAATGAGAAGCTTTCTCATGACAGCGACCATGACCCATTTGTAGGGCTTTCCTCTGGCCTTGAGGCCCTCCACATAAGGTTTAATAACCGGGTTGTGCCTAGCTGCGGTTTGAGCGGCCATGTAAAGGCATTTTCTAACCTTTGCCCGGCCTCCTTCTATTGTGCGTCTGCCTTTAAACACCCCGGTATCCTTGTTATATGGAGCTATGCCTGCCAGGGCAACGATCTGGTTTCGCTTCAGTGTTCCTATTTCGCTCAGGTAGGCCAGAACCGTCCATGCGGTTACTTTCCCCACCCCGACAACCGATTCGAAGATCTTCATTTCTTCAGTGATCTGCTGATCATTGTTCACGATTTTTTCTATCTGTTGTTCGATGCGCTGGATTTCCTTTTCCACCACCTTAATCATTCGATGGATCGATTGTTTGATAAATTTCGAGCTGTTTTGAGCTCGATTCTTTTCCCGTGCCGCTTGCTCGGTAAGGTGATTTCTACGATCCAGCAGAGCGGCAAGTTCCTGGCGTATAGGCGGGATGGGGGCAATTGGTTGCAACTGCTTTTCCCGCGCAAACCCCAGGATCATTGAGGCATCTATAGGATCTGTCTTAGCCTTCATACCTTCACTGCGCGCGTAGTTGCGAATGCGACCTGGATTCACCCGAGTTAGCGGTATTTGCTTTTGATGGAGGTAATCCATCATATCACGTTCATACCCTCCGCTTGATTCACAAACGACAAGGGGCTGTTCCTGTTTACCAGCGAGTTTAACTAATGCCTTAAATCCAGTAAGGTTATTAGTGAAGCTACAGCGGTGCTGGTCGGTTCTGATTTCCAAATCAGATTTGGAGATATCTATGGCTATATAATCGTAGTTTTTATTTTTCATGGCTTATATCGGTCTTGTAGAGGTGAGCTCACTTGCCGTAGCATGGGCTCGGTCAACTGTTTGATATTAAGCCAGGGTACTTCGGAGGACCGCCGCTCCTGTTGGAACTCAGCGAAAGCAGGTTCTGGTAACAGACTGGTCTCATCCGAAGCTACTGCGAAGCGGTTGCAACCGCTTCGCAGATTCCTGGCACCTTCAACGACTAATAACATCAAAGGATTTTTCGAGCACTTCCTCCGACGAGTGGTTTGGACCCATTCTCGGAAGTGCTCAAAATCCGGTAAATTCATAATGAGGAGACCTACAAGGCAACGGAGGGAACAGAGGTTCTGGTTAACCGAAGAACTCTCCTAAACTTCCGGTTTCAATTCCTCAAATAACTAGCTTAAAAGAGTTACTATTACGCAATCTCCCATTCTGGTCAGAAAACGTAAACCGCCAATCCGAGGGGCGCTTTGGTATAGTTTCTCTGTTTCCTCCGTTACCTTGTTCAAAATTTCACCCAAACTTACTGGAGATGAACTTTTCGAGCTTCGTGGACCGTGATTTGGAATTAAAACCTTATGCGGTTTCCTTCAGAAGCTTCTTGCCGAAAGTTCTCAACTCAAGAGTCTCGGATCGAGCGGTCCCGGCAATTAAGTAGTCGGCAAAGTCTGCTCTCCCTTTTCGATACAGCTTTATAATAGCGCACAAGCGACCCGGATCATCAAAACTGAATGCGGAATCCTCCAAGAGTTGCTCGAGGACTTGGGCCCATGCTTTCCGATCAAATCCATAGACAGCTTCGAGGGCCCATGAAGTTTCCATCAAGACCAGATCGAGAATTCTTATCGACCGCTCTCCTTCTTTTTCAGTAGCGGAAGAAGGACAGATTCGGAAACAAGGGCAGCGTCCTGTTTGCGCTCAAGAAAAGGGGATACGTCATGAAGTGCCTGCTTCCAGTCGATGGTCTGAAGTTTTTTGGCGATCAAACTTCGCCAGTTATCCGGGGTCGCTTCTGAGCCTTCCCAGTTAGTCTGACGGAGGGCGTTGTTCAGTTGCATGAGATTGGGCTCCGGCCAATCAGGA includes these proteins:
- a CDS encoding transposase, producing MKNKNYDYIAIDISKSDLEIRTDQHRCSFTNNLTGFKALVKLAGKQEQPLVVCESSGGYERDMMDYLHQKQIPLTRVNPGRIRNYARSEGMKAKTDPIDASMILGFAREKQLQPIAPIPPIRQELAALLDRRNHLTEQAAREKNRAQNSSKFIKQSIHRMIKVVEKEIQRIEQQIEKIVNNDQQITEEMKIFESVVGVGKVTAWTVLAYLSEIGTLKRNQIVALAGIAPYNKDTGVFKGRRTIEGGRAKVRKCLYMAAQTAARHNPVIKPYVEGLKARGKPYKWVMVAVMRKLLIHMHILIKNHHLALAP